GCATCAACCTCGTTCTTGGCCTTCTTGCCCTCGGGTGTGGTGAAGGTCCACTCTCCGGCCGCCAGGCGGTCGACGAAGTCCTTCGTGTAGATCTTTTCCAGAACCTCGCGGGCAGCCTTGCGAACTTCCGGACGCGAATTCACCGCATCGACGTAATCGGACAGTTCCTTGCTGTCCTTGTACTCCTGGTAGGCCTTGTAGTCCGAGTTCGACTTGTCCTTGTGAAAGTACAACGTCTCGGGATGGGCCTTGATGGCACGTGACATGTGCCCCTTCATGTGCGGGGCAGCATGGAGCAATCCGGTGACGAACTCATACCCGGACTCGGCAGCACGCGGTTCTCCCGAGGACTCCACCACGATCGAGTCGTCGTCGCCGTGGAGAGCCTCGGGCATGCGGTGGGCCAGACGCTCACCCAGATGCCGATGCTGTTGGGCACCCAGCTCGGTGAGGTTGCCATACCCCTTCTCGAGCGTGTTGCCCTCGCTGAGTTCAACTCCGTCAGCCTTCATGCGAGACCACGTGTCCTCGTTCCCGAGATTCTCATTGGCCTCGTGAAGCTTCATGGTTTGGGCGTAAACATCGCGTCCAAGAGGAGTCACAGCTCCCAACTCATCGGCCTTTTCCCAGATCGCCATCGTCAGGGCGTCGTACTTGAAGCTCGACAGGCCACGGGAGCCGTGACGGGCAACGACCTGGGTGTTGACGGGGTGGAACCCGGCGGGCGGAGCCTGCACAGCGCCACCGGAATAGCGGTAAGGGGTCTTCGTCGACATCGAATCGTCGGTGTCAGCGTGAGCGGTTGGCGCACAGGTGACGGCCAGGCATGCGACGGTCACGGCGCCAAGAACGCGCAACGGTGTGGAGGTCATGGTGTACTCCCGAGATCATTGATCATTACTGCCCCACTCTCGCGAATTCGGGTGTCACCCCCACGTACGGCAGGTGACGCCCGATCGACGTTTCAATGACCTCCAAGCGATGGCTCCCGAGATGGATCAATCCAGGATAGGTCCGACGGTGCGGGTCCGCTTCAGCTCGAAGAACCCTGGGTAGGCCGTCACCTTCTCAAACCCGTCGAACAGCTCCCCGGCCTGCTCACCCTTGGGAGCCGGGGAAATCACCGGGCCGAAGAGAGCCATGCCATTGATGTGGAGGACCGGGGTACCGACGTCCTGGCCGACCGGATCCATGCCTTCGTGGTGGGAAGCACGCATGGCCTGATCGAAGTCGCCCTTGTCGGCACGCTCCGCTATGGACTCGTCGTATCCACATTCAGCCAGTGCAGCCTTGACAGTCTCGACACTGCGCTCCTCCTTACCAAGGTGGTAGCGGGTTCCCAAGGCGGTGTAGAAGTCGCGGACGGCCTCCTGCCCATGCACCTCGACGACGCCGGTGGCGGCTCGGGCGCCGATCCACGCCTTCTCCATCTCGGCGCGGTAGTCGTCGGGCAGATCACGTCCCTCGTTGAGGACGGCCAGACTCATGACGTGGAAGACGGTGTGGACGTCACGGACCTTCTCCACCTCGAGCATCCAGCGGGACGTCATCCATGCCCACGGACAAGCCGGATCGAACCAAAAATCAACTGTTGTGGTCATGTCACCAGCCAACCGCACGCGCGCACGCAGGCAAAGACCGATGCCGTCATTGTTCGCCTAGGGCGCAGTAATGGCACCACCTACCCTTCTCACTTGACGAGACAGCGAAAGGCAAGAACCAATAGAATTTCGTGCAAATCGTTGGGTAGATTTGTATGCCCTCAACTAACGCATGTTCCACGGAGGCATGATGAGTTCGGTCAACATCACTCGTGAGGAGGCGCAGCAGCGCTCCCAGGTCATCGCGGCGCACAGCTCCAAGGTGCTCGTCGATCTTTCTGGACGTGACCCGAACGGCGATCCGCTCGCCGAGCCGACCGAAACCTTCGTCTCCTCGTCGACCATCGAGTTTTCGTCGGCCGGCGGGCCGAGCCATCTCGACCTCATCGCTGACGGTGTCTATGCCGCAGATCTCGACGGCACCCCGCTAGACCCGGCCGCATTCTCGAACAATCGTTTCCCGTTCACCACGGAATCGGGGATTCACAAGATCACGGTCACGGCACTGTGCCGCTACTCCCATTCAGGTGAAGGACTGCACCGTTTCGTTGACCCAGCCGACGGCAAAGTTTATCTCTACACTCAGTTTGAGATTGCCGATGCCAGGCGCATGTACGCCAATTTCGAGCAGCCTGATCAAAAGATGACATTCGAGCTGCAGGTCATCGCCCCGACTGGCTGGACGGTCGTGTCGAACTCGCCCACCCCAGACCCCACAGAAGGCCCGTGGGAGGGGATGTCGCGGTGGTCCTTTGAACCCACTCTTCCCATTTCGACATATCTGACGGCCCTTGTTGCCGGAGAATACCACGTTGACCACGGAACCATTCACGCATTGTCTGGCGACATGGACGCCGATATCCTGTGCCGTCAGTCGATGAAGGAATACCTCGACGCCGACCGGATCCGCACCACCACCCAGCGTGGATTTGACGTTTACGAATCCGAATTCGGCTACCCGTACCCATTCGGCAAGTACACCCAGTCCTTCGTGCCGGAATTCAACGCCGGAGCCATGGAGAACGCTGCCTGCGTCACTCACCGTGACGACCTACTGTTCCGCTCCCGGGTCACCGCGGCGGCCTATGAGGGCCGCGACAACACCATTCTTCACGAGCTGGCTCACATGTGGTTTGGCGATCTCGTGACCATGAAGTGGTGGGACGACCTGTGGCTCAACGAGTCCTTCGCCGAGTGGGCATCGCATCACTGCCAGGAGAAGATCGTCGAGACTCACGGCGGCATTGACCCGTGGGTATCCTTCGCCAACCAGCGCAAGACGTGGGGTTACACCCAGGATCAGCTGCCGACCACTCACCCGATCGCCGCTGACATGGTCGACCTCGACACCGTCGAGCAGAACTTCGACGGCATCACCTACGCCAAGGGCGCCTCGACCCTCAAGCAGCTGGTGGCGTTCGTCGGGGAGGCCGAGTTCTTGGCCGGCGTGCGCGCGTACTTCGCCCAGAACGCCTTCTCAAACACCGAGCTCAAGGATCTCCTCCATCAGCTCCAGGTGGCGTCGGGACGCGATCTATCGTCCTTCACCGAGCAGTGGCTGAGCACCCCTGGGGTCAACACCGTCCGTCCGGATTACGACGTCGACGAGAACGGAAACTTCACCCGTTTCGACATCGTCCAGACGGCCATCGACACGTACCCGACCCTGAGGACTCATCGTCTGGGCATCGGGATCTACACGCTGACCGACGGCAAGCTCGAGCGAACCGAACGCCTCGACGTTGACATTCATGGCGAGCGCACCCCGATTGCCGCCCTTGTCGGTCATTCCCGCGGTGATCTGGTCCTGCTCAATGACGGTGACCTGACCTACGCGAAGGTTCGCCTCGACGATCACTCGATGGCCACTCTCATCGAGCACATCGGCGGCCTGTCCGATCCGTTGGCCCGCGCGCTGTGCTGGAGCTCGGCTTGGGACATGTGCCGCGACGCCGAGATGAAGGCCCAGGACTACGTCACCCTGGTGGGCAAGGGGCTTCCCACCGAGGCCGACCTGACGGCCGTCACCTCCCTCATTCGCCAGGCCACCACCGCCGCGATCTCCTACACCGCACCCGAGGCCCGTCAGGGTGTCCGTGATCGTCTCACCGCGATCTTGGCGAGTGGCCTTCGTGACGCCGAGCCCGGTTCGGACCACCAAGTTGCCTATGCCAACGGTCTGGCTGCTGCGGCCACAAAGGATGCCGCCGATCTCCTCACGGGGTGGCTCAACGGGGAGGAGGTGCCTGATGGCCTCGACATCGATCAGGGAATGCGTTGGCGTCTCCTCATTGCACTGGCCGGTCTGGGGCGAGTCGGCGAGCCGGAGATCACTGCCGAACTGCAGCGTGACAACACCATCTCCGGATCCGAGCAGGCAACCGGTGCTCGCGCAGCGATGCCGACAGCTGAGGCGAAGCAGGCTGCTTGGCAGCGCGCCACCACCGATGATTCGGTGCCCAACGAGACCTACCGTCAGCTCGTCAGCCAGTTCATTCAGCCTGATCAGGCCGACGTGCTGTCCCAATACGTCGAGCCCTACCTTGAGCTGTGCTCGTCCATCGACTCCCGCGAGGGTCAGTGGGCCAAGGCCGGTCACGCCCAGGTTCAGAACGCCCTCGTGTGGCTCTTCCCGAGCACCGAGGTCATCGACGCAGCTTGGCTCGACGCGCTGGATGCCTGGATGTCGCAGAACAATCCGGGCAGCACTGTGCGACGCGTTCTCTGGGAGCGCGCCGACAATGCTCGCCGCGCCCTGCGTTGTCAAGAGGCCAGTCGTCGCTGACCCCTGAGACATGATTGTGGCCCCGAACCGTGTGGTTCGGGGCCACTGTCGTCTTGGCGATCAGGGTTTACGCTGTGCGACGAGGATCAGTCGGAATCCTTGCTGGCGTGACTCTTCGCAAAATGGATTCCCCAGCCGACAAGGATGAACAGGACAGCCGTGGCGATCGGCCACACGACACACAGCATGAGCAGGTGCACAGAGCTGTAGTCGGCTTCGGGCCAGCCGGGCAGGGTTTTCATGGGCACGAGGGCCAGCGCATCGATCATGGCCTCAGCGTAGCCTCTTGACGCCCTTTGTGGATCGAGCTTGACAGGCTTCACGGGAACTTGGGGTGGCAGACACGGACATACGGACGCTCTTCGACCGCTCTGGAGCCGTGGAGGAATCTTGTTTCCTTGGTTACCACACGAAGTGAGAACGACCCGGCCCCGTGATCCCTCTGACCGTCGTGGGGGATGGACATCCTCAGTGGCGATGCCGTGACTTACCGTCCGCTCGGATTACAGGTCTGTCTTCCGTGAGGTTATCCACAGCCTGCTCGGCGATGCTCTCGACGTTGTCCACAGATCCGAAATTGGCTGACGGATTCCATGGTGTCACGACGATAACTGTTGACGTGAATGAACTTGAACTTGATATGAGAGACAACGGCGGTGTCGTGCGGATCCATCGCTTCAGCCGGACTCGCGGGCAAGCTGACCGCGCTGTGAAAGCCGGACGCGCCACACGTCTGCTACCCGGGATCGTCGCGGATGCTGGTCGGTCTGACGATCCCCGGGTCAAGATGCAGGCGATACACATGTGGCACCGCGACGCGGTCATCATCGGCAAGGCGGCCCTCGTCGCGCAGGGAATGATACCGCCGGGGAGCAGGACGAGAGATTTCAGCGTAGTCCACGAGGTGGAGGCGTTTTCTCGGACTCGAGGCCTCGTGCGAGAGGGAATTCGTGTACACCGATGGCGAGTTCCGCGCCGGTACGTCACCCAGTATCGCGATGTCCCCATGGCGATTCCCGAGGCATCCGTCCTCCTCCTGGCTGTCAGAGGAGAGTGGGAGTGGGTCTGTGAAGCGCTACGGCAAAAGCTCGTCACCCCGCGTTCCTGTCGGGTAGCTCGTTCCTGCCTGTCTTGGAAGTTTGACCGCCATCGCATCTCAGCGGCGTTGGCCGACATTTCCTTCAACCCGTGGTCAGTACCGGAGCTGTGGTTGTCCCGGGCGCTCCGCGCGGTCGGGTTCACCGGGTGGCACGCCAACAGGAAGGTCAGCACAGCCGAAGGGGTGTTCACCCTTGACCAAGCATTCGATGCCGAAAGGGTCGGGGTCGAGGTCGACGGCCGCTGCGTGCACGGCACACCCCAAGGTTACGAAGCGACCATGCTTCGCTCGGCGAGTTTGGACCGCCATGGCTGGCGGATGCTGCACATCACTCCAACGATGCTGCGGCAACGGCCGCGATTCGTGCTGGAGTGGCTGTCTCAGCGGATCCACAAGCGGCATCGACCCAAGTTCATGATGTCAGACCAGGAGCTTTTGCGGATCATGTTTGGTCTGGCTCCAGCCTGATCCTTGCCCCGCCACCTTCATCGAATCTCCCCGACGAGCATCAGCGGGCCTTCGTCACAGTGCCCACCGCCGCTGTGTCTCTGGACGCATGGTGTCATCAGCCCTGGGTTCGGCTCGGCCTGATGTGGCGATCCCGGAAACACCGCAGGGTTGCGCTGCGAAAACCTCCTCAATCACCGTGACCTCACAGCATCTCCACTTCCCCTTACCTGCATCGCATGGAAATGCCTGGAAAGATGGAGGTGAGACATCTAGGAGGAATCGCATGAGTGACACTGCACCGCAGACGGCCGAGGTTGGCGTCATCGGGATGGCCGTGATGGGGTCCAACTTGGCTCGCGGCATGGCCCACAAGGGCTTCCGGGTCGCCATTTACAACCGCACGGCATCACGCACCGACGAGGTCATGGCCGAGCACGGCACCGAGGGTATTTTCCTGCCATTCCACGATCTGGGTGACTTCGTGGCAAGTCTCGAGCGCCCGCGCCGCATCGTCATGATGGTCAAGGCCGGTCGCGGCACGGATGCCGTCATCAAGGAGATCATTCCCCTGCTGCAGCCCGGTGACGTTCTCGTCGACGGCGGCAACGCCTACTTCGGCGATACCCGACGTCGTGAGGAAGAGACCCGCCCGACCGGCATCCACTACGTCGGTACCGGCATTTCTGGTGGCGAGGTCGGCGCATTGGAAGGGCCGTCGATCATGCCAGGTGGCTCCAAGGAATCGTATGCGGCCATCGGCCCGATCCTGGAGAAGATCTCGGCACACGTCGATGGGGAGCCGTGCTGTGCGTGGATGGGCACCGACGGTGCTGGACACTTCGTCAAGATGGTTCACAACGGTATCGAGTACGCCGACATGCAGTTCATCGGAGAAGCCCACGCCCTGTTGCGCGCCGCCGGTCTGACGAACGCTGAGGCCGCCGACGTCTTCGAGTCGTGGAACCATGGTGATCTCGACTCCTACCTGGTCGATATCACCTCCCGGGTGCTGCGAGCGAAGGATCCTCGCAATCCCGCCACTGACCTCCTCGACGTCATTCGCGACGAGGCAGGGATGAAGGGAACGGGCACCTGGACCGTCCAGACGGCTCTTGAGCTCGGAGTTGACGTTTCCACCATCGGTGAGGCTGTCTTCGCCCGCTCGGTCTCCAGCTCCCTGCCACTGCGCGAGGCCGGCCAGCAAGCCCTCGAGGGGCCGGACCGCGCCATCTCGGTCGATGACCGTCAGGCCTTCATTGACGACGTTCGTGACGCGTTGTGGTCGGCCAAGGTCATCGCTTACGCCCAGGGGCTCGACGAGATCCGCACCGCGGCAGCCGAGTACAACTGGCAGGTCGACATGGGCCAGGTGGCCTCCATCTGGCGCGATGGCTGCATCATCCGAGCCCGCCTCCTCCAGCGCATCAAGGACGAATACGCCGCCGGAGACCTCACCAGTCTTCTGGAGGCACCTTCGGTCAAGGCTGAGCTCGCTCGCTGCCAGCAGGGCTGGCGTCGCGTCGTCGCCCGGGCAGTCGAGGCCGGAGTCCCCGTCCCGGGATTCTCCTCAGCCTTGGGCTACTACGACCAGGTGCGCGCCCCACGGCTCAACGCTGCTCTCACCCAGGGCCTGCGGGACCTCTTCGGCGCGCACACCTACCGCCGTGTCGACGACGAGGGTTCCTGGCATGTCAACTGGTCCGGCGACGGTCGCGAGGTTCGCGCCGACTGATCTTCGAGGCCTGACCTTCCAGCAGCTCCACGGCGGCAACCATCCCGTGTCGTCGCCGTGGCTCGAACTTCCCATGACAACCCCCGCAACGTTTCAAGGACTCCCATGACCGCTGTCCCCACGCCCCACGAATGGTGGACCTCTGCCGTTGTCTACCAGGTGTATCCGCGCAGTTTCGCCGACTCGAACGGGGATGGCACCGGCGACATCTGCGGCATCATCGCACACCTTGACCATCTCGTCGCGCTGGGCGTCGATGCCCTCTGGATCTCACCGTGGTATCCCTCCCCGTTGGCCGACGGGGGCTACGACGTCAGCAACTACTGCGACATCAACCCCGACTTCGGCACTCTTGACGACGCCGACGCGCTCGTGGCACGGGCCCACGAACTGGGTCTGCGCGTCATCGTCGATCTCGTCCCGAACCACTCGTCCCAGGAGCACCCGTGGTTCAAGGACGCTCTCGCCGCGCCCCCCGGTTCACCTGAACGCGACCGCTACATCTTTCGGGATGGCCGCGGCAGCCACGGTGAGTTTCCTCCCAACAACTGGCCATCGGTGTTCGGAGGTAGCGCATGGCAACGCGTCATCGAGCCCGACGGCACCCCTGGTCAGTGGTACCTGCACTTGTTCGACATCTCCCAACCCGACTGGAACTGGGAGAACCCCGAAGTCGTCGCGGAGTTTGACCGCGTACTGAGGTTCTGGTTCGACCGTGGTGTCGATGGTTTCCGCATCGATGTCGCCAATTCGATGGTCAAGGAATCCGGCCTGCCTGACCTTCCCGAAAATGCGCAGGTCGGCGAACTCGTCGCGGACAGCCCGATGTGGGACCAGCCTGGGCTGGCGTCCATTCAGCGCCGCTGGCGGGCCATCGCCGACGAATACGCCAACTCCCCTGAGGGTCCGCGAATGTTCGTCGCCGAGGCCTATCTGCCCCATGATCGTCTCGTGCGGTACCTCGAATCGGACCGGCTGCACACCTCGTTCAACTTCGAGTTCCTCCTCTCGGCGTGGTCGGCCCGTTCACTGCGCACCACGATCACCGATTCTTTGGCAGCCCACGAGTCGGTGGGCGCAAGTGCCACGTGGGTGCTGGGCAACCACGACAACTTCCGCCCTGTCTCCCGCTATGGAAAAGAGATCTCAGGTCTGGACTTCTCGGATCCCGCTGCTGGCCATGTCACATTCCACGGCACACCGACCGACGTCGCCCTGGGACGGCGTCGCGCCCGTGCGGCCGTCATGCTCGAACTTGCCCTTCCCGGCTGCGCCTACATCTACCAGGGTGAGGAGCTCGGCCTGCCCGAGGTGGAAGATCTTCCCGACGACGTCCTGCAGGATCCCACATGGGAGCGTTCTGGTCACACTGACCGCGGACGTGACGGCTGCCGCGTCCCGATCCCGTGGCGCGGTTCCGAGCCCCCCTACGGATGGTCGTCGACCAGCGACACCTGGCTTCCGATGCCCCACACCTGGGCTGACTGGACCGTCGAGGCAGAACAGGATGATCCGTCGTCCTTCCTGACCCTCTACCGTGCTCTGCTGGCCGAGCGTCGAAGTAACCCTGCTCTGGGCACCGGGACGATGACGTGGGACGCGTCCAGCGAGGATGTCCTCGATTTCTCCCGCGAGCCTGGCTTCCGTTGCGTCGTGAATTTCGGGGATGACCCTGTGGTGGTGGAGCCAGACAAGATCATCGTCGCCTCAACCTACCTGGAGACCCACGACGGGCGTGCCTGCGTCGGCCGTGACCAGGCCGTGTGGCTACGAGTTTGATCGCCGATCACACCGTGATGAGGTGGGCTGTCAACGCATCTCTGGTCCGGTCGTCGATGGGAACAGAGGCTCCGGTCTCCGGATCGACGCAGACGAGCACCGTTGCGGCGTCGAGGGCCGAACCCTCGTCTGTGGCAATAGACCCAGCGAGGGTCATCGACGAAGTCCCCAGCCGGGTGAGCGCGGTGTGCACCGTGCAGGACCGCTGGGACGGCAAGATCTGGCGTCGATAGCGGATGTCTTGGCGCACGACGACCCACAGGTGGTCACCGGCTCGCCTCATCCCCGGTGACCACGACGTCGTCGCGAGAATCCTGGCCTCCTGCAGGTAACCAGCCATGCTGACGTTGTTGACGTGGCCCTGCCGGTCAACATCAGACCACCGGATAGGCACCTCGACGATGTCACCGACCCCGCACACATCGACGATCGTGATCGGCTTCCACGGGGTCTGTTCGACCTTCATGGCCTGGAAGGCACTGCGTTCTCCGTCGGTGAGCCGACGGGGTCGTCCCGTGTCGAAGTCAAAAGGGCAGATGGTTCCGCGTGCCCGGGCGACCTCCAGGTCGTGATGCCAGGCGCGGTAATCCAGGACGGTTCGCGAGGCGCCGAGCTGGGAGCAACCAACCTCGACTCGCAGCGGGCTCTTGTCCACGGCGAACGGCGCCAAGAACTCGACGTCCTGAGTGACGACGACGATCCCGGTGTCGAGCATTTCCTGGGCACCGCTGGTGTAGAACGCTTGGTGTCGGGATTCCTGAACGAGCTCGCTGATGCGAACGTTGTTGACGTGTCCCTGCGCATCCATGTCGGACCATCGCAGCGGAATGTCGACGACAACGGCTCCGGTCACGACGCGTCGCCGCCCTTGGCCACACTCGGTTGATCATTCTCGTCGGCGAACATCTCATCAATGACGGCGGAGTACCTCTTAGCCACGACGTCGCGCCGAACCTTGAGGCTGGTCGTCACCGAGTGAGAGTCCTCAGTCAACTCGTGGTCGAGAATCGCGAACTTCTTGACGGTCTCCCAGCGCTCAAGTCGGGAGTTTGCGCGATCGACATACCTTTGGATGCTGCGACGCACGTCAGGGTCTGCCGCGAGCTCGGCGTAACTGGCGTCAGGGCGTCCGCGGCGACGTCCCCACTTCATGAGAGCACCCTCGTCAAGGGTGAGGAGGGCCACGACGTACTTGTGTCCCTCGCCCAGAACCACCGCGCTGGACAGGTACGGGCAGTTGGCCATCAGGGTGGCCTCGACCTTCTGGGGGGCGACGTATTTGCCGCCTGAGGTCTTGAACAGGTCCCGCTTGCGGTCGGTGATGCGCAGATAGTTCATCTCGTCGAGTTCGCCAATGTCGCCGGTGTGGAACCAGCCGTCGGTGAAGGCCTCGGCCGTCTTGCCGGGCAGGTTGTGGTAGCCGCGGGCAACGATCGGTCCGGAGACGAGGATCTCGCCATCCTCAGCGATCCGCGCGAGGCATCCAGGGGCGACCGGCCCCACAGTGCCAGGTCGAATGGCGTCAGGTCCACTGAAGAACGCGACTGCCCCGACCTCGGTCGCCCCGTATCCTTCGACGATGGGGATCCCGGCGGAGGAGAACCACTGCTGAACCTGCTCGGACAGTTTGGCACCGCCGCAGATCATGAACTCGATGCCACCAAGCTTGCGACGCAAGGTGGAGAAGACCAGCGCATCAGCGATCTTCCGCTGGGCCGCAAGCATGACCGGTACCCGATCGCCAGCGTTTCGGTAGCGCTGGACGTCACGTCCGGTTGCGAAGGCCCACCGCGAGACACGACTCGCCATTCGTCCTCTCGGATATGCCGTCATGACGCCGGCTCGGATCTTCTCGAAGATGCGCGGCACGCCACACATGACGCGGGGCTTGACCTCGCCGAGGCTGCGGGCCAGCCGTGAAATTCGGGGTTCGACGGCCTGGGTGATCCCGATTTCGACGCAGATGGCGATGAGACACTTCCCGAAGGCGTGGGACAACGGCAACCACAACATGTGGACGTCCCCGCCACGGAACATGTTGAGGCTCTTCCACGCCTGGCCCATGTACGTCCACGCCCGGTGAGTCAGTTCGACTCCCTTGGGCGTGCCGGTGGTGCCCGAGGTGTAGATGAGGGTGCACAGGTCGTCGGGTTCGATGGAGTCGATCATGCGACGCACGAGGTCTGGCTCAGCGGCCAGACGTCGACGTCCCTTCGCAATGATCTCGGCCATGGTGGTCAACCGGTCATCTCGGACGCCGGTGTCCGCGGAATCGTCGACGAAGCTGATGATGTGTCGGACGACCGCATCGACCTCGGGCCTGCCCTGAATCTTGGCAACCTGAGCCGTGGAATCGACGAAAAGAATGGACGACTCGGAGTCCACCAGGATGAAACTGGCCTCTTCTGGCCCCGAATTCGGATAGATCGTCGTTGTGGCTCCACCGGCACAGGAGATGGCCATGTCGGCAACAATCCACTCGGTGCGCGTCCCCGAGAGCACGGCG
The genomic region above belongs to Cutibacterium equinum and contains:
- the gndA gene encoding NADP-dependent phosphogluconate dehydrogenase, giving the protein MSDTAPQTAEVGVIGMAVMGSNLARGMAHKGFRVAIYNRTASRTDEVMAEHGTEGIFLPFHDLGDFVASLERPRRIVMMVKAGRGTDAVIKEIIPLLQPGDVLVDGGNAYFGDTRRREEETRPTGIHYVGTGISGGEVGALEGPSIMPGGSKESYAAIGPILEKISAHVDGEPCCAWMGTDGAGHFVKMVHNGIEYADMQFIGEAHALLRAAGLTNAEAADVFESWNHGDLDSYLVDITSRVLRAKDPRNPATDLLDVIRDEAGMKGTGTWTVQTALELGVDVSTIGEAVFARSVSSSLPLREAGQQALEGPDRAISVDDRQAFIDDVRDALWSAKVIAYAQGLDEIRTAAAEYNWQVDMGQVASIWRDGCIIRARLLQRIKDEYAAGDLTSLLEAPSVKAELARCQQGWRRVVARAVEAGVPVPGFSSALGYYDQVRAPRLNAALTQGLRDLFGAHTYRRVDDEGSWHVNWSGDGREVRAD
- a CDS encoding mycothiol-dependent nitroreductase Rv2466c family protein — its product is MTTTVDFWFDPACPWAWMTSRWMLEVEKVRDVHTVFHVMSLAVLNEGRDLPDDYRAEMEKAWIGARAATGVVEVHGQEAVRDFYTALGTRYHLGKEERSVETVKAALAECGYDESIAERADKGDFDQAMRASHHEGMDPVGQDVGTPVLHINGMALFGPVISPAPKGEQAGELFDGFEKVTAYPGFFELKRTRTVGPILD
- a CDS encoding glycoside hydrolase family 13 protein codes for the protein MTAVPTPHEWWTSAVVYQVYPRSFADSNGDGTGDICGIIAHLDHLVALGVDALWISPWYPSPLADGGYDVSNYCDINPDFGTLDDADALVARAHELGLRVIVDLVPNHSSQEHPWFKDALAAPPGSPERDRYIFRDGRGSHGEFPPNNWPSVFGGSAWQRVIEPDGTPGQWYLHLFDISQPDWNWENPEVVAEFDRVLRFWFDRGVDGFRIDVANSMVKESGLPDLPENAQVGELVADSPMWDQPGLASIQRRWRAIADEYANSPEGPRMFVAEAYLPHDRLVRYLESDRLHTSFNFEFLLSAWSARSLRTTITDSLAAHESVGASATWVLGNHDNFRPVSRYGKEISGLDFSDPAAGHVTFHGTPTDVALGRRRARAAVMLELALPGCAYIYQGEELGLPEVEDLPDDVLQDPTWERSGHTDRGRDGCRVPIPWRGSEPPYGWSSTSDTWLPMPHTWADWTVEAEQDDPSSFLTLYRALLAERRSNPALGTGTMTWDASSEDVLDFSREPGFRCVVNFGDDPVVVEPDKIIVASTYLETHDGRACVGRDQAVWLRV
- a CDS encoding endonuclease domain-containing protein, encoding MRDNGGVVRIHRFSRTRGQADRAVKAGRATRLLPGIVADAGRSDDPRVKMQAIHMWHRDAVIIGKAALVAQGMIPPGSRTRDFSVVHEVEAFSRTRGLVREGIRVHRWRVPRRYVTQYRDVPMAIPEASVLLLAVRGEWEWVCEALRQKLVTPRSCRVARSCLSWKFDRHRISAALADISFNPWSVPELWLSRALRAVGFTGWHANRKVSTAEGVFTLDQAFDAERVGVEVDGRCVHGTPQGYEATMLRSASLDRHGWRMLHITPTMLRQRPRFVLEWLSQRIHKRHRPKFMMSDQELLRIMFGLAPA
- a CDS encoding histidine-type phosphatase, which encodes MTSTPLRVLGAVTVACLAVTCAPTAHADTDDSMSTKTPYRYSGGAVQAPPAGFHPVNTQVVARHGSRGLSSFKYDALTMAIWEKADELGAVTPLGRDVYAQTMKLHEANENLGNEDTWSRMKADGVELSEGNTLEKGYGNLTELGAQQHRHLGERLAHRMPEALHGDDDSIVVESSGEPRAAESGYEFVTGLLHAAPHMKGHMSRAIKAHPETLYFHKDKSNSDYKAYQEYKDSKELSDYVDAVNSRPEVRKAAREVLEKIYTKDFVDRLAAGEWTFTTPEGKKAKNEVDAALNLYNLYIIAPSMAAETKVDFAKYFTIDQANVFAMSLDAEDYAEKGPGFKGSDIAYRNARPLLDDFLAQIDQQIKDHPEGSATLRFAHAETLIPFEALIGAPGSRTQISPEETNFWQATDWRGSKVAPLASNVQWDVFESSSGQKVVRMLLNEQQATFGRGCRPITANSFFYTVDELKHCLTGASIADGGWLVKPAGDESPTSPSVSAPTATPSKPRDFAGALPATGV
- the pepN gene encoding aminopeptidase N, with amino-acid sequence MFHGGMMSSVNITREEAQQRSQVIAAHSSKVLVDLSGRDPNGDPLAEPTETFVSSSTIEFSSAGGPSHLDLIADGVYAADLDGTPLDPAAFSNNRFPFTTESGIHKITVTALCRYSHSGEGLHRFVDPADGKVYLYTQFEIADARRMYANFEQPDQKMTFELQVIAPTGWTVVSNSPTPDPTEGPWEGMSRWSFEPTLPISTYLTALVAGEYHVDHGTIHALSGDMDADILCRQSMKEYLDADRIRTTTQRGFDVYESEFGYPYPFGKYTQSFVPEFNAGAMENAACVTHRDDLLFRSRVTAAAYEGRDNTILHELAHMWFGDLVTMKWWDDLWLNESFAEWASHHCQEKIVETHGGIDPWVSFANQRKTWGYTQDQLPTTHPIAADMVDLDTVEQNFDGITYAKGASTLKQLVAFVGEAEFLAGVRAYFAQNAFSNTELKDLLHQLQVASGRDLSSFTEQWLSTPGVNTVRPDYDVDENGNFTRFDIVQTAIDTYPTLRTHRLGIGIYTLTDGKLERTERLDVDIHGERTPIAALVGHSRGDLVLLNDGDLTYAKVRLDDHSMATLIEHIGGLSDPLARALCWSSAWDMCRDAEMKAQDYVTLVGKGLPTEADLTAVTSLIRQATTAAISYTAPEARQGVRDRLTAILASGLRDAEPGSDHQVAYANGLAAAATKDAADLLTGWLNGEEVPDGLDIDQGMRWRLLIALAGLGRVGEPEITAELQRDNTISGSEQATGARAAMPTAEAKQAAWQRATTDDSVPNETYRQLVSQFIQPDQADVLSQYVEPYLELCSSIDSREGQWAKAGHAQVQNALVWLFPSTEVIDAAWLDALDAWMSQNNPGSTVRRVLWERADNARRALRCQEASRR
- a CDS encoding acyl-CoA thioesterase, which codes for MTGAVVVDIPLRWSDMDAQGHVNNVRISELVQESRHQAFYTSGAQEMLDTGIVVVTQDVEFLAPFAVDKSPLRVEVGCSQLGASRTVLDYRAWHHDLEVARARGTICPFDFDTGRPRRLTDGERSAFQAMKVEQTPWKPITIVDVCGVGDIVEVPIRWSDVDRQGHVNNVSMAGYLQEARILATTSWSPGMRRAGDHLWVVVRQDIRYRRQILPSQRSCTVHTALTRLGTSSMTLAGSIATDEGSALDAATVLVCVDPETGASVPIDDRTRDALTAHLITV